The Tripterygium wilfordii isolate XIE 37 chromosome 5, ASM1340144v1, whole genome shotgun sequence DNA segment TGTTGGATAGGGGGGAAGAGGAACTGGGTGATCCAATATACAATGAAGggaaagaagatgatgatgaaattaTTTATACTGATCAGGGGGAGTCTCTGGTTGTTCGCAGGAGTTTGAATGCTGCTCATGTTGATGATAAAAATTGGCTGAGAAATAACATCTTTCATACCAGATGCACTGCCCCAAGGCAAGGTATGTGATGTTATCATTGATGGCGGGAGTTGTGAAAATGTAGTAGCAACCAAAATGGCGGAGAAACTACAATTAAAAACTGAAAATCATCCCCGGCCCTATAATCTCTCGTGGCTTCTCAAAGGTAATGAGGTGAAGGTCCAGAAACGTTGTCTTGTTGAGTTTTCCATTGGGAAGAAGTACTCAGATAAAATTCTATGTGATGCCATCCCGATGGATGCTTGCCACCTGCTACTTGGTCGTCCGTGGCAATATGACAGAAGGGTAATTCACGATGGTTATGCTAATACTTACTCTTTTGTAAAAGAGGGAGTGAGGGTAGTGTTGGGACCTACAAGGATGGATGAATCTCCTAAACCTATTACAGGGGAGGGAAGTAACTTGTTGTCAAAATCTGAAGTGGAAACGGCTATTATGGAGCTGGTTGAGCCCTATGCTTTGGTAATTCTGGAGGAGAATAAGCAGATAAATGTTGTGCCACCAGCAATAGAACCACTGTTGGAACTGTTTCTGGATGTCATGCTAGAAGAAATCCCACCCGGGCTACCTCCTATGAGAGACATACAACATTGTATTGATCTTATGCCTGGAGCAAGTCTCCCAAACAACGCAGCATATCGGATGAATCCTAGTGAGCAAGCTGAGTTACAAAGGCAAGTTGATGAATTGCTTCAAAAAGGGTTAGTTAAGGAGAGCATGAGTCCATGTGTCGTACCCGCTCTCCTTGTTCCTAAAAAGGATGGCTCTTGGCGAATGTGCGTGGATAGTAGAGCTGTCAATAAAATCACTATTAAATACCGTTTTCCTATCCCACACTTGGACGATCTCCTTGGTCAACTACATGGTGCTACGGCGTTCTCTAAGATTGATCTTCGCTATGGTTATCATCATATCAGAATGAGGCCTGGAGATGAATGGAAGACTGCTTTCAAAACCCTGGATGGCCTTTATGAATGGATGGTAATGCCGTTTGGTTTATCTAATGCCCCTAGTACGTTTATGAGGCTCATGAATCACATCTTTAAACCTTTTATTGGGCTGTTTGTGGTGGTATATTTCGACGATATTTTGGTGTACAGCAATCACATGGAAGAACATATATCTCACCTTTGTCGGGTTTTTGAGAACCTCCAAGAACAGCAGCTGTATGCTAATCGAAAGAAGTGCCATTTTTGCACGGACAGTGTAGTCTTTTTGGGATATGTGGTGTCTAGCAAAGGGATCCAGATGGATTCCAGTAAAATAGATGCAATAATAAGCTGGCCTATTCCGAAGTCTATTCATGAGATTCGTGGTTTTCACGGATTATCTTCTCTTTATTGTCGATTTATTCGCAACTTCAGTACTATTGCTGCCCCTATCATTGACTGCTTAAAAGGGGGAGTGTTCAGGTGGACCGATGATGCCCAAAAAAGTTTTGATGTTCTTAGGAAAAAGGTGACTGAAGCCCCTGTTCTTGCACTACCAAATTTTGAATTAGTATTTCAGGTTGACTGTGATGCCTCCAACGTGGGAATTGGCGCTATCCTTAGCCAAGAAGGAAGGCCTATTGCCTACTTTAGTGAGAAGCTTAATGATGTTCGCAAACGGTACTCCACTTATGACAAGGAGTTCTATGCTATTGTGCGCACGTTGGAACACTGGAATCATTACTTGCTGTCGAAagattttgtattatttttgacCATGAAGCTTTGAGGTTTATCAATGGCCAACATAAGCTTAATAGACGTCATGCACGTTGGGTAGAATTACTACAAGCTTATTCCTTCACTATCAAACATAAATCGGGTGTGCTCAATACGGTTGCGGATGCTCTTAGTAGGAGACACTCCTTGCTCACTTCCTTGCACGTGAAGATTGTAGGTTTTGAAATCATCAAAGAGCTTTATCCAACTGATTCCAACTTTAGTCACATTTTGTCTATGTGTTCTATAGGACCTTTTAAGCATTTTATTTTGCAGGATGGCTTCCTCTTTAAGGGAAACAGGTTGTGTATTCCTCAATGTTCATTACGGAGTGCAATTATTGATGAAGCTCATGCAGGTGGGCTGGCAGGACATTTTGGGTGAGATAAGACTCTTGCGTTGGTGAAGGATCAATTTTATTGGTCCCGGATGGATCGTGATGTTATGAGACACCTAGAGCGCTGTAAAATTTGTCATAATGCCAAGAGTCATGGGCAAAACAAGGGGCTATATATTCCTTTGCCAATCGCAACTGTGCCATGGGAGGCGGTGAGTATTGACTTTGTATTGGGCCTGCCACGAATGCAACGGAACAAGGATTCAATCATGGTGGTTGTCGATCGGTTCTCAAAAATGGCTCACTTTATTCCTTGCAACAAAACTGCAGATGCTTCATTGGTGACTGATTTGTATTTTCGTGAAACTGTTCGACTTCATGGAGTCCCAAGAACCATAGTCTCTGATAGGGACACAAAGTTCATGAGCCATTTTTGGCGCACTTTGTGGAAGAAGCTGGGAACTCAATTGCTATTCAGCACGTCCCATCATCCACAAACGGATGATCAGACGGAGGTAGTTAATCGAAGTTTGGGAAACATGCTTAGGAGTCTTGTTGGTAACAATATACGTTAATGGGATTTCATGTTGGCTCCAGCAGAGTTCGCCTACAATCGATCTCAAAGTCAAACCACTGGCCACAGTCCTTTTGAAGTTGTTTATGGCCTCAATCCAATGAGCACTCTGGATTTGATCCCTCTTCCAATTACAAAACAGTTTAGCGCTGATGCTGAAGAGCGCGTTCAAGCCATAAAAAAACTACATCAGCAAATCCATGACAAGATTGTGAAGCAGAATGAGAAGTATCGCGTGGCTGCTAACAACCCGCCTCTTTCAAAGAGGGGGATTTAGTTTGGATTCATCTTCGCAAAGAGTGCTTTCCCGCTGGAAGATATAAGAAACTGATGCCACGAGCAGATGGTCCCTCCAAAGTATTACAACGAGTGGGAGAGAATGCTTATAAACTCGAACTTCCTGGAGACTATGATGTTTCGGCCACCTTCAATATCTCTGACTTATCTCCATACTATGTGGACGAAGTTGGTTCCAGACTCGTCCTCGAGTCTTCTTCAACTGGGGGAGCATGACATGGGTGTTTCATTGTTTAAtactttattttgtttaaaGACTTGTGTTGGGTTTGTTTTATTTGTGTTAGGGTActtttgtattttcttcttttgttttatgtgtatattgaaacatttttatgcttgtggttataaaaataaaacaaaggcaACAGACCAAGACAGTATCGGCACATATATCAACAAAATTTTGGGTGTATTTACTAAATATTGGGGTGCCAATTAAAAATACACCTTAAGTATAATctcatatgaaataaaatgtaatgataaaaaatttaatataattttttatatcacTATCGGTTTTGTTAAcaataatcactttgtccaAGTTATCTTGACAAACGGTTACCCAATGTCTCCCATTATGGTTCAATGGTTTAAGTACAGATAAGAttgcgcagctgcatgggttATGTCGTACACAAAACTACTAGAAGCATTTATTTAAGTGTAGACGATTTATATTTCCTCTTGAAATCACAGTGTTATAATTTACCTCATTTGTTTGAGTATTGAAATGTTGGGCTAGTTTGCTAGAacatttgtaaagtagcagatatgccagCAGAAATGCTGGATAATTTTAATAACAGATATGTTGCTTGAATgttgggtaggtgtttggttgaacttttactgttaacatttgtgatATGTagcatattttataaattacgtgcaggggtaacatacattttagttgtaatataGACATATAAACgtacttaaaaataaaaattaatttataaaataaaaataattaattaaaataaaataaaaataattaatttatctaacataattaattaataattgacAATCACAGGGGTATAATGGGAATAAGTAGATTTAATGGGGACAAAATAGACAATTCTCATGCAAATGTTTCATATAAGTAGCATTgtaaaagtagtataaaatgttgATGAGAATGTCTCGGCATATGTGACCAACAATAGTGTTTGGATGGTAACtaacatttatactagcaagtagtataaatccTAGTAAAAAACCTCTTCCAAATGATCCCGTTACTTGGTGGTTATGATTGGACATATTCCATTtataattcattaaatttttgagaATTAGATAGCTcagaagtaaaaaataaaaaaaaacataaaaaaaatcttaaaatgaaaatcaagaaaaaagtgGTAGTAGTCGGAGTCAACAATAAGAAGGGGGACTACAAAAAAGTGGTAGTAGTCGGAGTCAACAATAAGAAGGGGGAGTAGTCGTAGTCAGCAACAATTTAGACAAGAAAATTGTCAGATTTTATATCATATCAAATCAATTGTCATTTGTCAATGTCAATGGGGGTTTATATAGCAAAAAAGAGGGGTACCAATAGTCACGCCGTAAAACTTATGGTTTGGTCAGATGATTGTTAAATCTGGTAAATTGGAAtaacatttttgaaatttgagtcGGCCCATTAGGCCCGCCTCGCTACATGACAAAGCGGGTCTGGGGCAAAAAATGGGCCCCATTTTATGGGAAAGTAAAGTATTCCAACTTGACTTCATGGCCCATAACCTACTTCAAGCCCATACAAAACTGTAGTTAAGTGGATCAGCCATTCAGCCTAGATCGCATTAGGCCTTACCAAGCCCATAAGTATCCGTCCCCAACTAGTTCTCCTAAAATGGATCGGCCTAGATTTCATCAGGCCCGTTCCTAAGCCCAGAAGTCACCACTTTGAGAGTATATAGAGTCCCAAGAATGGCTTTAGGTTTACGAagaataaaccctaaaccctacgcCAAGCCCCCAATACTCGAAGCATCTACATACCAGAGAAAATGGCCCTGAATTCTGTGCTTCGTAGAGTCTGCTCATCGGTGGTTCCTCTTGCTGTGCGCACCGTCGGGTCTCCGAGAACCTACCACCGTGCAATTTCCGCTGTTCTCAGCAATAGCAAGGGCAGTCTTGACCGCGAGGTCTGTCGGCGAGGCTTTGTCCGATTTCTGGAATTCTCTACTGCCAGCGCCACAAAACCGAGCTCCGAGGAGAGGTTTCTTCGAGTCCTTGAATCAGAGATTGAATGCGCCGAAGATGGGGAGGTTAGTCTTTGATTTTAGTTTTTTGTCCCTTGTGCTCTGCAAGTGCTCCCCAGATTGATTGcatgataaatatatttaatttctcTGAAAATATTCCCACTTGTGTGCGATGGACTCCTGatagataaattaaatataatgaaataaaattgGAAGAACAAATTGATAAGACAGCAATTCAAATAGAATTACTTTTTGATTGATATGTTATTTCTGACAACTCTGACATGGTCTGCAGATTTTAGATTTAAGATATGTTTTTGGAATGATTTTTTCGAAAGAAATTTCCCTCTTTACCTACGAGAAAGAAGTTGGATTACCTTTTGGATTTGTTGTATAATCTCTTGATCATTCGAAAAATGTATACTTTTTGTGTTTTGGTCTCTTTGGTGGTCTAAGGATTATTCCTCTCATATTCCTGATTGGGGCTCCCATTATTTGGAGTTTGGAGTGACTTTCTTGGAtgaaatttttcatttttgttgacTTGCATTGTATTTAGCTTAGTATAGAGTTGTCTTAGCAAACTGCTTATTCCAAATTCTTATTACGTTCCATTTCCTTTAAAGTAATCAGCCTGTGTCCTGGGAATCATCATTGCATTCTCACAGCATTTCCATTCATGAAATAGAGAGACATAGAGGTCTAGGGGTAGTGAATGGACCGATGCTTTCTTTCCTTAATTTACACAATTAAATAGAAAAAGAGATAAAAAGAAGGTTTCTGGTATCTCTTTGTTTTTTGGCTAGAGGTGCAAGCATTACTTGTATATTAATGTGAAAAATCTATGGAGGTGCCAACttagattttctttttgtttgtgtggTTTTTCTTTGGTAGATGTGCATTGTGTTGCACGGTTGCACCTATCACAATTTTTTCTCTCGTGTCAATTTTAGTTCCCAATTACATAAAGTTTGGTATATTGGTGTACAATGGCTGGCTGTtaatttttgatcaaatgttCTTCGTAATATTTACTAATTTACTTGGACCTGAATGTCCTTTGTACTATTTACTTGAACTGAACATTTGGGTACGATACATATTGTTTAATTTATGAGCAAAATTGTTAGGATTAATGCAATTTTTTTGCattgcttttgctttttctcGCTatcctttcatttcttttatgaCTTGTTTTTGGGGTTTCTAGTTTGTATATCTAACAATGACATCGATTCTGGGCAAGTGATTTTATCCTATAAAAAAGCTAACTCATTAATATCATTATCTTAATTTAGAGATAATATCTGCTGGAAATTTTATGGAGTTCTAATTTGCCTGGCTACGGGCTGCCCTTTGATCATATTTAAACAGCTGGAGGATATCCCAGTTGATTTCCCTTTTGAAATCGAAGACCAACCCGGAGAAAGAACTATACTACTAAAAAGAAATTATGAAGGCGAAAACATAACAGTTGAAGTTGACATGCCTACTGAGACTGATGATGGTGGTGATGAGGCTGGTGGTGATGAGGATGCTGAGAACCCAACTAGTATTCCATTGGTTGTGAACATTTCAAAAGGAAATGGTACCTCTCTGGAATTTGGCGTCACTGCTTTTGTCGATGAGATCACAATTGACAGCTTGTCAATTAAGCAGCCAGAACATTCTGAAGATGAGCTTGCATATGAAGGGCCTGATTTCAAGTAAGTTTTTCTTGATATATGAAATTAGAGAAtccatcttttttgttttcttttgtttcattcATTTAACCTCCTTCCTTTTGCAGTGATTTGGATGAGCAATTGCAAAAGAGTTTACACAGGTATCTTGAGGTCAGAGGGATCAAACCCAGCACAACCAACTACTTGTTTTCGTACATGCAGAATAAAGATGACAAAGAGTATAAGCAATGGTTGAAAAACCtcaagaatttcattgaaaagtgATTTGGCTTGCAAAATAGAGCATGCATATTTTTGATTTGACAAATGGATGTTGGAGACTCGAAGTCGGATTTTTCTACTGaattattttacttttcatgtgtttttatTATTTGGTTTGAACTTGTATGAGGTATGGGGAGATGAAATCCATGAATCCGTAATAATCATGGTAGACGGATTGATGTATTTTAGAGCAAAGTGATGTGTTGGACATGTTTGTAGTCCAAAGTAATCTCTTATTTGTCTCTATTGACGTTTTTTACCCCTTGTTTATTTATACGAGTTCAGCTGGCGTcaaaatcttttttcttttcctggaaAATGTAGATTTGCGGTTGCAGTGGTTGTATTGCTGGGGACTGGGGGATTTGGTGTGCGGGAATAAAGATTGCAGTcaagtttatttttctttctaaataACAAGAGGGGGGAGAATTCTATTACCTATGTGATTCAAAACTGGTTACCAGCTCAAGTATATTTAGTGAATGAATTCAATTATGTATATGACATAATAACTAGAATAAGAAACAGTTTATCATTATAAAAACAACTAAAACAACAATAAAGTGAACAATAATGAGCAACCCAAATGACATTTATGTGTGCGGTATCTTATAAAGGCCTCGAGTTCGAATTCTTCCATCCCtctttttataataaaaagtaTCATGTTGTGATAATGTCACATAACATAACTAAAAGCATATTTGAAGTGCATGTCTTTTTGAGTTTAAAGCTTTGTCAAACCAAAATACTCAACAAGCATTACCTTTTCTTGAAAAGAAGTGATCTAACCGCGCAGTACTGAATTGGCTCCAACAGTTCTTCCCAACCCAGGAAGTTAACAGGTCCGCTTTCATTTACTTAtaggtgattttttttttatcaacataTACCTACTGAATTTGATAGGTTTGTTAAATTAGATATGGAGAAGGACAATAGCAATGAGCTAGCCTTTGTATTTTGATCTCAGCACAGGCGCTAAGATATTTGTCTTGGTACCTTGGAAACCCAAGCTCCTCCACAGGTGTCGTTGGTGAAGCTGTGATCGCCGCGGTCAAGGTAATTCTCTCttcatgttataaacttaaatcattctgtttttattttcttttcagtttttggggttttttttttcaatgacaaTTTGTCACAAAGACCATGTTATTCTGATTATTATGCAGGCTGGTTATAGGCACCGCATATTGACTGTGCTAGCATCTATGGTAACGAAAAAGAGGTAATCTTCTCTTTGTTTTAATGGGTTTAATTACATTTTTCATTATCTGAATTTTGGCTCTTGTAATGACTAATGAAGGTAGGGGTGTGATGAATACCCATGACATGGGATGAGAATCCAAATCTAACATCACAAGTTTGAAACTaattctctattgaaaacttAGTTTGAGAAtaagaggtttgtcctcccttataagttagactctaaatccaccatctttcgatgtgagattctcatcgGGATGACAAAACTCTGTCCAGTCCGAATGACCAAATTTGTCTACCCGGATTAAACCAACTTTCGAAATAAGTTATACATGAAATCTAGgtctaaacacaaaaattttgacGGGTTTAAAATCGAATCcagatccaaacacaaaaatcttgtcCAGACCCTAACTCGAATTAAGTTATTATTCGGtttacttgtctggatttaaatcaatctgggtttagtcaattaagtacgtccaaaatccAATTCGAATTAGGGtctaaatatgtaaatatttcctAAACACGTGATGTTATCCGATCCGAAATCGACCCTGAATTGATTTTTTACCACCCCTAATCTATTGGTGACGTGAGAAATTGGAGActgatattttttgaaaataaataaataaataaaatcagattgaaattttaatgaaataaatctgatttaaaaaaaaaaacaaatcagaTGTGGGTTTCAcgtgattttttttccaatgtacCATCCGTACAACACTTATTTCCCACTTTAGCATCCAGTTGAGAATAATTCACAATCTACCATCCCGAGCCTATGTGGCATTGACACAATTATTTTGTAAGATTTTTTAAATCTACAAATAAATGTTAGAGACAGACTTGACATACATGTCAGCTTTTAAATGAACTTGGACAAAAAATTCTGATGAGTGGATGCGCGTGAATGAAAAggctaattaaaaaaatgaaaatatttgaCCATGCACGTGAATGAAAAagctaattaaataaaatgaaacGAGCATGCACAAACAATGTGAAATCTCAACGTGATGATCCTACGCGTCTGCATGGATTGTACAATGAGCATGaacattttaattaaaaaaaatcaaagcaacaAAACCCATTAACTATATTATAAACCATAACGAAATACAACAAttgaaataatttattatattaataattaGGACAGAACAAACATTCACTAATTCCTATTAGGGCAGGACCTCCTAGTGTGTCCTACAGTGTGACAAAGACCACAACGATGGGGTCTGCGAGCACCATCCCTAGCATCCATCTCATTGTGAAGGCAAGTGGACTGAGGTCGGCCTTTCTTATTCCTTCGCAAATTAGGATCTAGAACAATAGGATTCGAACAAGTACGCATTGATTGTAGTCTCGTAATCCTAATGAAATCATGCCCATCAGGCATCGATGCAGTCAGTTTCCAGTTGCAGCCACCTCATTTTCTACACTTCAAAATAAGACGACCAGGATCAAAGTGTGTTACTTTGTATTGCACATGTGCTTCAATGTGGTACATCTTCACTGGCTCACTGCATAAATCAGCTTTGCCTTCGATGCAAATTGTGCTCCGACATACAAGTTTCCATTTGTATTTTGGAGTTGAACTTGTTGTTCCACCCACTGACTATCCACAGCTTGGTTGGCCCAACTAACATCTATAAATTCTAGAGCTAGAGGCTCCATAAAGTGAGCGAATGTCTCGGTTCCCATACAAACATGAAATTGAGAGTACACAGAAGGCCCTGCGTCCATACTGCTCTAAAACTGTGAGAATGTTGAAGTCCTTGCATCCATATTACCATGAAACTGAGTCTGCTGGCCAAGATAGTCAACataagcatcatcatcatcatcatcatcattctccAAGATTTTGTCCTCTTCTTCAGAATCATCGGATCGAAGATCATTGTGGCTGAAAGTGTCAGCGCTGAGAGCACATATATCCTCTTCTGATATCAATTTCGGAATTACATTTAAGTTCATTGTGCTAGCCCAGGGATCCATATTCCTTTCAAATCACAAGTAATAGTTAGAGGAGAAAGATGGCAAGTGTGTTGTCGGCAGGTGGAGAGAGGTGCAAGGGGAGAAGAGGTTTCTTTCACGTGCATACAATATCTCTTGTCTAACAATGTCAAGAACTAATAAAAAAAGTTCATGTGGTATCTGATATCTTGTCTAACTTTATTTCATGTGCATGTAGTATCTCTTGTCCAACTTTATTtaatttccatttttttaattagCCTTTTCATTCACGTGCATCCACTCGTCAGAAGCTTTTGTCCAAGTTCATTTAAAAGCTGACATATATGTCAAGTTTGTCTCTAACATTTATTTATAGATTTAAAAATGTTACAAAATAATTGTGTCAGAGCCACATAGGCTCGGGATGGTAGATTGAGAATTATTCTCAATAGGATGCTAGAGTGGGAAATAAGTGCTGTAAGGATGgtacattggaaaaaaaatcatttcacgTGAACCCACAAACACAAGCCTctcttttatttattcatttttttggtcCTCTCGTTTTCGTGCTCTCTCGAGAACCAGCAAAATAAACACGGACTCCCTCCACGGCAGTGAGCATCTATCTACCACCCTAGAGACGCCGGCCAGCTACTACCATAAGCCAAGACCATTCACTTATATGATTTCTTTCTCTTACTTCTTAAAGCAAAAGATTTGAACATCTTACTTTGATCTTGTTTGGCTTTGCAACAAGGGATTTGGCACcaaaaattcttttatttttgttcgaACTTCTTCAAAGGTCTCTATATTTAGGTAAGAACTCTGTAACCTTGTAATTGAGTTTTGGTTAGGATTAGTGAAGATTGAATTTTAGGTTTCTTGACACAATTTGGGGTTTTATTAAATTGGTGCTAGGCTTTATAAATTATGTCCTcaatatgttatttttttcaatatgtTGACTCATTGGATAGTGTTGAGAGCTTATTGCTTAAAATTGATGTGGATTTTAGCTTGTGCACAAAGAGGTAAGAAAATTTCTCCCCTCTTTACGAATCTTTGTATGCTTTGTGTTGAATCATTATAGGAAACtcataaatttttatatttctttATTCCTACAATTATTGGTTTGTTGATAAATCTTTGTCTTGGGTTGTTATCCACGGGTATTTGTtggattacattattttttatcttcCTCCATGGACATGTTGTGGAAATGTTGTTCTAGTCTAGGCTATTGTTGTGTTCCTATACCATCTTGCACCCATCATGTTTTACAAATGAATTTTCGTAAGAAGGAGTTTTGCATAAAGGATTTTAATTTAAAACCAATAAAatagtaatttcctctttaatgcattaaaaagattttgatgcaaataaatattttatgcaAAATTATTTGTTACGAAAATTTATTTGTAACACATGATGGATGTAAGATGATCTAAAGTCACAACAATGGTCTAGACCACAACAACAACATGTGTGTCCATGAAGGAAGACAGAAGATAATGAGATGTAACAAATACCCATAGAAAATAATCCATTACAAATATTTATCAACAAGTCAATAATTGTAGGAACAAAGGAATTTAAGCATTTATAATGTTCCTACAACGATTCAACACAAGGAATACAAAGATTCTCAAAGAGAGGATAACTTTTCCTACCTCTTTATGCAACAAGTTAAAATCCAACACCAAAATTAAGCAATAAGCTGTCAGCATTATCCAATGAGCCAACCTattgaaacaaataacatattaaggtttaatttatattttataaagcCTAGCACCAATTTAACAAAACTCTCAAATTGGGTCAAGAATTATAGAACTCAATTTTCACTAATCCTAATCAAAACTCAATTATAAGGATATAGAGTTCTTACCCAAGTGTAGAGACCCTTGAAGAAGTTCCTAGTGGACAAAAATGAAGAGATTTTTAGTGTCAAATCCCCTTTGTTGCAAAtccacgaaagataaactagaattTAACATCATTTCTGCTTAATGTTACAACTATCTAAGTTCTGGTATCGGTTTTGCATCGATTgaatttaccaaaaaaattcaatctGCATCAATCAATTATAGAAGAATTGCTTGCTTTAAGTTataacatttacagctgcaacGATCATGCACCAGAAGATGCATCAAAGGCACTAACAAAAAGTTTAGAAGACCTGCAACTAGACTACATTGACTTGTACCTTGTATGCTTCTGCACTTCAATTTTTGAAAGGAgagtttttgagttttttttagcAACACTATGAATGTTATAGAGTATAGATAATGACCTTGTGTTGCAGATACATTGGCCATTTCGAACAATGCCCAGTTCAAGCTGGTGGGTCCTGAAATCATGGCTTCCTTGCGTCTTGCTGAAACATGGACAGCCATGGGGGGCTTGTATGCATCAGGTCAAGCAATGACAATTGGGGTAAGCAACTTCTGAACAAAGAAGCTACAAGACCTACTCACATATGCAAAAGTGCCTCCTACAAGAAATCAAGTAGAGTGTCACCCTGTATGGCAGTAACCAGCACTTCACAAATCCTGCAAATCAGTGGCTGTCCACCTCTCGATCAGTAGAGTAACTAACTCGAGTTCAATGAAGTTTTTATTCTTGATTTTTCATCGTCAACATACATAATGTGCAGGATTTTGGTTAGGCATATTCACCGCTGGGATCACAAGGGTCTTGGATTAAGGGAGA contains these protein-coding regions:
- the LOC119998295 gene encoding uncharacterized protein At2g39795, mitochondrial-like, translated to MALNSVLRRVCSSVVPLAVRTVGSPRTYHRAISAVLSNSKGSLDREVCRRGFVRFLEFSTASATKPSSEERFLRVLESEIECAEDGELEDIPVDFPFEIEDQPGERTILLKRNYEGENITVEVDMPTETDDGGDEAGGDEDAENPTSIPLVVNISKGNGTSLEFGVTAFVDEITIDSLSIKQPEHSEDELAYEGPDFNDLDEQLQKSLHRYLEVRGIKPSTTNYLFSYMQNKDDKEYKQWLKNLKNFIEK